The following proteins come from a genomic window of uncultured Fibrobacter sp.:
- the nirJ1 gene encoding putative heme d1 biosynthesis radical SAM protein NirJ1, with the protein MISITKLLMDSPNYGDQLRYEPKAHECKNGVAPGRGPVVVWNCTKTCNLSCVHCYARSEAIKYQNELSHEEGLALIDQLADFKVPVILFSGGEPLLRPDFFELANYAASKGIRPTISTNGTCITPDVAQKLKDMGVGYVGISLDGCEATHDKFRGKEGAYRLALRGIRNCVATGQKVGLRFTITRYNVQDLNAIFDLLESENIDRVCFYHLVYSGRGSAMVENDLNHEESRKAMDLIIDRTLDFKKRGIDKEILTVDNHADAVYLYLRMKREDPARAEKVLELIQRNGGNRSGMAFGNIDSIGNVHPDQFTQYITLGNVRERNFGEIWSDESNPIMAGLKNRKPILKGRCPKCAYLNLCNGNFRTRAEAVTGDFWEQDPACYLTDEEIISG; encoded by the coding sequence ATGATTAGCATTACCAAGCTTTTGATGGATTCGCCGAATTACGGCGACCAACTGCGCTACGAACCTAAGGCGCATGAATGCAAGAACGGTGTGGCGCCGGGCCGTGGCCCCGTAGTGGTGTGGAACTGCACCAAGACCTGCAATTTGAGCTGTGTACACTGCTATGCCCGTTCCGAAGCCATCAAGTACCAGAACGAACTTTCGCACGAAGAAGGCTTGGCTCTCATCGATCAACTTGCTGATTTTAAAGTTCCGGTTATCTTGTTCAGCGGTGGTGAACCGCTTTTGCGCCCTGATTTTTTCGAACTCGCGAACTATGCGGCAAGCAAGGGCATCCGCCCGACTATCAGTACGAACGGAACCTGCATTACGCCCGATGTCGCCCAAAAACTCAAGGACATGGGCGTGGGTTATGTGGGCATCAGCCTGGATGGTTGCGAAGCGACTCACGACAAGTTCCGTGGCAAGGAGGGCGCCTACAGGCTTGCGCTCCGTGGTATCCGCAACTGCGTGGCGACGGGCCAGAAGGTGGGGCTCCGCTTCACGATTACGCGCTACAATGTGCAGGACTTGAATGCGATTTTCGATTTGCTCGAAAGCGAGAATATCGACCGTGTTTGCTTTTATCATTTGGTTTACAGCGGGCGTGGCTCCGCGATGGTCGAAAATGACTTGAACCACGAAGAAAGCCGCAAGGCGATGGACCTGATTATCGACCGTACGCTCGATTTCAAGAAGCGCGGCATCGACAAGGAAATCCTGACCGTCGACAACCATGCCGACGCCGTCTACCTGTACTTGCGCATGAAGCGCGAAGACCCCGCCCGTGCTGAAAAGGTGCTCGAACTCATCCAGCGTAATGGCGGCAACCGCAGCGGCATGGCTTTCGGTAACATCGACAGCATCGGTAACGTTCACCCCGACCAGTTCACGCAGTACATCACGCTCGGCAACGTGCGCGAGCGCAACTTCGGCGAAATCTGGAGCGATGAAAGCAACCCGATCATGGCTGGCCTCAAGAACCGCAAGCCGATTTTGAAGGGACGCTGCCCCAAGTGTGCCTACCTGAACCTGTGCAACGGCAACTTCCGTACCCGCGCCGAGGCCGTTACCGGCGACTTCTGGGAACAGGATCCGGCGTGTTATTTGACGGATGAAGAAATAATCAGTGGTTAG